Part of the Melitaea cinxia chromosome 6, ilMelCinx1.1, whole genome shotgun sequence genome is shown below.
GGGGAAAGGGGGGAGGGGAGGGAGTTTGGGTTTTTCACCCCCCCGATAACTATTTTCATGTAAACctcgttgttacagagatatcgtggttgaagttttgaggttcaatttttaaatcgaaaaaaattaagctaAGAATAACGCTttgctccggcgctgcgggaagtgcagctcTTCCGCCCTTGCTAGCGAGGGCTGCACTCCCTCCGCGtctccggcttaaaaaaaaaacactgggggtagggcagaccaagaccacgtggacagtggggtgctccgattcggttttgggtatttttcgaatttctatacctatattctagcacgtaatgttactaattttattagaatattatgtctgatgcgttattttgtttaaaagtgtctatttgtcagtcgttaaaggtcagtttgtatcgtattttgatcttgcaatAAAGAtcatttttacgtaaatttgtttaattcaaAGTTTTAATTGAGTAACaacaaaaatgaatatatattgtGCTTGCTGAAACAAAATGTTTTcacaattaaattgttatatcgCCATTACTACAGActgttttatcaatataattacaattggTAAAAAAGTAGTTCCAACTTCCTTTAATGCTAAGATAAGGATAGCATAAATATGCAATTACTTGTATAACTTTGGCttctatattgtatatattttgttctaTGCCTCCTTGTATTGAATTATGGTTTTTCTTACATAGTTGtcttaaaaaacatataaagcAGTCAATAGAACTTACCTTAAGTGAAGTTCTATCATAATTACGagtataacataacaatacactttattgtacaccaaaacagaaataatacacacatattatggacttaaacagagtatcatcaggtacaaagggcggccttatcgctgaaaagcgatttcttccaggcaacctagggtaGAGGAGATagtattgtgtcagtgtaggtgtacaaattgagacataaatgtttgaatatatttacttatttacatacatacacacatacatacatacatacatacatacacatatacatacatatatacataaatatacatatacatgaacatatacatacgcatacgcaaacacatacatacatacatacatatatataatttattcacgttgaatatcaagaaaatgcttcctgacagccgttttaaaaaatagtatgaGTATATTTAGGGTTTTGTACTTCTATATTAGACCACAAAGTGATAACCCTTCAAGTTACCCCCCCAGTATTACTCTGCAATGAGGAATAATTGTTGTTCAACGAAGAAGTGTTTGACAGAATACACACATGTTATAGGAATATTAAAGTCTTTGTGTAATAATAAAGTGATAACCCCTCAAGGTACCCGTAGTATTGTTTTTGTCATACATGCCACAGGAATTTTCGTTTAAATGAAAAGTTTTCATCTAACTGAATGCCTTGCGGTCATTTTATGGTGGTGAGGGGTTTCATATGTCTAATCCTTGTGAAATCCTTTGTCGATCCGTATGCCTTGCATACCTTAATCTTCAGTTAAGTCTTTTTATCTTTCTTGAATTTTCACTGTAATCATCAACTTTTCTATTTTCAAAGTCAGTGTAGATGGCGACACTGACCTGCATACTACATGACTGTGGTCTAATATAGAAGTACAAAACCTGAAACATAATGGATAATAACAATACTTCATATTTCTTGcttattgatataaatttttgttagttacacgaaataacataattattagtattgatttatttgtattaattgttttaagtaACTTATTATGTGTATTTCTTTTCTCACAGGCATTTCTAATTTATGCTGGTGGTCTTTTTGCAAACAGCGGAAACTATAAAGGATTCGGAGACACTAAATTTATTCCAAATCTACCTAAAGAGTCATTTGAATCAATCGTAAAAGCCTCTAAAGCTTATGAAAATGATAGCACACATATTTCGAAATTATGGGAAAACACAAAAGATGCTATGTATAACATTGCTCCGAGATTAACTAGTCTTGGCTTATCAGATAAAGTAAGTGAAGACAGTTTAATCTGTTAAACAGTCAcagtttcaataaaaatattaaataaaacaattggaTATTTTGCGTGAAGTTTAAATGATACAAATGTTTTGTTTACTTAGGGTGTAACAACATATTTCTCAAGCAACTGTACTGAAGCAGATTCCAATTTGGTTAACGATTGGATGAAAACAAAGCGCCTTGAAGCTTATATCTGTCGAACATTTAAAACTGTCGCTGATGATGGATGTGAgtgaaattaataacattaattatttaattatcatatagctatattttcattagataacaaaaatatcatctaaataattgtgtttactcgcaaacgaaaaaaaaccgacttcaattacatcgtgaagtaatacaacgtaagtagacgaaaaaaatagtcaagtaaaaacgcgctatcaaagatcacaaaaagtagtcatcagatctcgaatTTAAATAGTACAAGACAAGCATTCACTTtcaattaaagtaagaatcatcaaaatcgataaacccagtaaaaagttatgcagtataattcaacgtaggtcgacgaaaaaatagtcaagtaaatatgcattatgcATTATATCTAAAACTCTAAAAATACTTGTcgaatcttaattaaatttaaacgggaacAATTGACACGCAAaatctttcaattaaaacaaatttcatcgaaatcggtcgatccagtcaaaagttctgatgtaacatccattaaaaaaattacaatcaaattgagaaccgcctacttttttgaaagtcggttaaaaagaggtTAAGTAGTATCGATCTCTGCtctgccatatttttttttttcatgagtatatcgattttattaatttttattttatccaaACCACGTCCTGATAATAACgatcgaaaataaaaattctaatttgGAGTAGTAATTCAGAAATTAGGCTTGTATATACATTTCGttgatacattattatttatatggatttgtaaaacaatatattaaacatttttttagtacCCTTATACACAATCCACTTGGCCAGTGTCGAGAAGAGTGCTAAACCTCCACTAACAATGGAAATAGAAAAGTACAAAAATGCATATTTCCAAGTGACACGAGGTGATTATTCTCCTCTACTCAGCCTCGTAAATGAGAACTTAAGCAAGGCTATTGAGTACGCTGCCAACGACAATGAGAAAAATatgcttaaacattacataAACAGCTTTAGAGAGGGTGATTTAGATGAACACAAAGAAGGCAGTCGCTACTGGATTAAGGACAAGGGACCGATAATTGAGAcgtatgtttaataaaatttaattttactttttcattttcataaaatatgtataaaaaaaatatgtgaatttataataaataaattcacataatattttttttaccaaaccAAAGTAACCTAGTAAGATGGGGTAAGTCTCTGAAAAAATTTGCTATACTTGTTGTTAGGCAGTAAGTACTGCTAGGCACTTATTGGTAGGTTGCAAGGTACTGCTTAATAGGGGTTATTACTCACGTCGAAATGTAGTAAGTCTTTCAGTAGCTAGAGCCCAAACAGGATTGACCATAAATAAACGACAAATTAACTTTATAAAGGATGGCTCAACTGTCAACTCTAAAAGCAAGCCTTTCTCAATCATAGGTACGGAATCTGATTGGACTATTTTAATGGATACGTATGACAAGCACTATAAAATCCCAGAGGACGTTGGTGTTTCGTCATCCAGACCTGATATATTCCGCTTTTCTAGAcacattaaacatataatactaGTAGAGCTCACTGTACGGTGGGAAACCTACATTCCTAAAGaccacacaataaaattaaattaatattacgatctaacaaacaaacttaacaaaaatgatTATGTGGTTAATTTATACGTGGTAGAAGTAGGAGCGAGAGGTATACCAGCAAAATCTCTCTATAATCTCCTGAAAGACCTTGGCCAGTCGAGAACTgcagtaagttttattttagaacaagtatctaaggctgcactaacaggttcctaccaaatttggctaggcagggcgggaaactcgagcagtgaaggtgagcgttgatgcgcatctcaaagggggcctcctacACCTAGGCCGCAAGTcctgggaactgctctgagtttctccttctgccacacgatggacccggcacccgcacggtgaatccatggaatgctaagaagtttgtcTCTCTTTCTCACTATAAACCAAGTGATTCTCATCATAAGTTGACTCATAAATTGACTTCGAAAATTAACTACTAAAACATACCTTTCGTTTCTCTTAATGTTGTTAAATTCCCATATATGGATAAGCTAAAGAATCTGGGAATATTTTTAGACTGAACATTGTTTTGGACTCACCAAATCAGTGAAGTgagtagaaaaatgtttttgtttgagCCTGTGCTCATTGAGGCGACTGCGTCACTTGCTGCCAATTTCCACTAAAGTTACTTTAGCGCACTTGCTTTCGATCCTGGACTACGCTGGCATCTGCTACCTTAATTTTACCGAAAATTAATTAGATAAACTTGAGCGTCTTCAAAATTTCGGGACTCTGTTTATATTTGGCTTACCTAAATACGACCATATCTCAGAATATCGTAAGAAACTCAACTGTTATCCATTTTATACTGCGTATTATTTCATCCGTCAACACCTACTTACCTTAAGGAAAAGTTTGAATTTCTTGGTGCTGGTAGTCAGGTTTTAAGGTCATCTAAAAACCTTAAATTGCAAAttctttacataataaaaacttcTATAAAGACTTTGCAAGCTGTCTTGTTGTGGAATACATTACCGGTCGCCATTAGACGTAGAACAGAAAGCagtgtcactacaaactgcgccaacgcaCAGTGGGACAGAACCGTGCGTACCGTCTCAAAAATAGCTTTTCGTAATGttctatattgaatattttgttaatgcatATGTCTAGCTGAATGTTCAATGCATATTATATAGCAGTTGAAATacactatttctcattttttgtattagaatAAGGCTTGCAAGTTGACGCTCAAAATTAAGTCAATTATGTAGAACACAATTCCACCAGtttacatggtcatatttgcattACTTTACCAGCAAATTTGTAAGTGTGTTATATGGTTAGAATGGTGATGAAGtactctatttaaaaataatttaagtgaacCATTATGTGAAACCTGGGgaggtaaagaatttttatttcaggacCTAATATTCTATCCTTATTAGAAACTTTGCATAGACTTTTGACAGTTAGCGGTGTCTGCCCATGTCGTAATTTTTATAGCATCGTATAGAGCAGCTAATGTAAAAGTCAGggcaaaaaaaattgagtgcccGAATCTGCCCCCCttgaaatgaaacgaaaaatggctaatggggagaaaatacaaaatattccaaaaattattttagttctgATTAATGAGATTTTTGGATATTTAGATCACTTTTgaccctttttttttaaacaatattatctatttactCAATCTTTAGGTAAAGTGGGAGTTTTGGGTAATGTattagtatgtagtatattttttttatcgtgctGTCAGGTGTGgttaatgttttgttattacTGTGTGAATTACATGTTTCTCATATAGTTTATGTATTTCTCTATCGCGGTGAAGGAAGAAGCAAGTGGTATCTAGTTATAGTTGTTAGTGTACATTATCAGTACCTACCTACTACTAACCACCTTCATAGATAGTGGTTAGGAACttgataatgacactagatagtaatattttttcacacgaaatttcatcAAAGGTCATTTATCTGAGGCTGCCCAAGAATCGCGtaataaagattacaaaaaattcaGATTGCGTCATGTAGAAAATGCTCTAGGTCCTTATATGTTAGATCCTTATATATCAAGTATCAGAAAACTATCAGTCACTATATCCAAGAAATTGTTAGAGGAAGCTAAGAACCTATTAGCtatttaaatcgaaataatttcgtacattatttgtaaaacatatttttggagtgggttattatatatttgtcatttatttaaatgtaagattcatatgtaatataaaataacataaaataggtttattaatatcataaaactgtaaaattataattcaataagtTAACCAAACCatggtttaatattaaaataatacatttttattttgttttattttattttatattatttattaaacatttgacAATGATACATTCATTATTGGATTGTATGTACTCTGGAGACACTACATACCAAATTTTAGCGATTTActtcaatcaacaaaaaagttacagatTTTTGAGACGTACGGCACGGTTCTGTCCCACTGTGCAACGGGCGAGTCAAATTCTCCAAACGGGATATTCTCGACTCTACGTTGGCGGAATCAGCCGTGCTtcactggcacaactgaaagcctaTTAATCAATGGATCTTCCCAGGTACCAGGGCTTCATCGAGACGTACCGCGACCCGAGCGGGCAGCGCGGCGAGTTCGAGGGCTTCGTGGCGATGGTGAACAAGGAGATGTCGCAGAAGTTCGGCGCGCTGGTGGCCGGCGCCGAGCGCCTGCTGGCGCGCCTGCCGTGGGGCGCCGCGCTGGAGAAGGACGCCTTCCTGCGGCCCGACTTCACCTCGCTCGACGTGCTGGCCTTCTCGGGCAGCGGCATCCCCGCCGGCATCAACATCCCCAACTGTGACTACTTACTATCGTACCTTATTATTTGCCATCGCCGCGTAAAAATtaggtcttttttttttatggcactaggtcggcaaacaagcgtacggctcacctgatggtaagcgattaccgtagcttatagacacctgcaacaccagaagcatcgcaagcgcgttgccgacccaatccgcaatccccccaggagctctggtcaccttactcaccaacaggaacacaatactgcttgaaaacaatattatttagctgtgatcttctgtaaggtcgaggtactaccccagtcgggctgctccatattttgagcaggaaattcctgctgtgccctacctcagttatataaaGTTCACGTTATACAATTACAATAGAttgttttgtacaaaatatcagtgctgatttttttttttttttgagtgttGAAAAACTTCTTGTACATATATAAGTCTAgtcgcgttaagaaaataatgaCTCATCGCTGTCAGTTTAGCCACTCACCAGAGGTACTAAATTAGAATTCGATATAAATTCGACCACCTGCGAGCGACGCGGCTCAAAtttcttaacgcgaatagacTATCTTCATGTTTATagaaaatgttttgaaaaattACTTCATGTATTTTTAGACTGTTTAGTATATAAATGTTGCTTTACAATTATTAACAAACTTGTTAcagttattgtaattttttcttcttctatttTTAAGATGACGAAATCCGTCAAAACGAGGGTTTTAAAAACGTATCCCTCGGCAACGTGATCCCTGCCGCGTACAAGGAGTCTGTCATCCCCTTCTTGTCTGAAAATGACAAGCAGCTCTTGGAGAAATACAGAGTTGCTGCTTTTGAGGTAATGatagttttaatatacataagcCGATGTATTTATATGCGTTTATGTTTACTTTAATGATTTGAAAAAcgtattgaaagaaaaaaaattgggttAAATAGAGCTTCAGAGATTCAGAGAAACAAAATCTGTCGCTTCAATCatgaaagtattataaatagataattgaATTGTCAGTTAGactcttaaaatattttcatttttaggtACAAGTAGGTCTTCACGAGCTCCTCGGTCATGGTAGTGGAAAGTTGTTGAGACAGAATGCTGACGGGACCTTCAACTTTGACAAAGAAAAAGTCAAGAATCCGCTTacaggttaaaaataaattaacgtaAATCGTACTTCCACACTTTATCTACTGTCTGTAAATTTTCGATTACTTCACAAAGACACCTACACTAAGAAGGATTGGAAgttatttcgataaaattgtaatataaataaattataagtaatataataaataataaataaattaaaccagCCTAGAGAAATGTAGGACCGACACAACATGTGTCGGTCCATAGCGCCCTCTTTTGTCGAGTTCGTGAATGAAAATACACTACGTAATATTAGGTACTAGGTACATCGCGACATATGTTCAACAATATTGTGATCTGATGCAACCTCTGTCTCCCAGATacttaatataatttctatattGTACTACAGGAAAGGAGATAGAGTCGTGGTATACCGAGGGGGAGACGTATGATAGTAAGTTTACGACGCTAGGCTCCGCCTTCGAGGAGTGTCGCGCCGAGGCCGTCGGCCTCTACCTCTCGCTCGAACCAGAGATACTCAAGTGAGACTCGCATTGTAGTTGTTTTTATAGTCAAGTTAGTTTATAAGACGTCGTCCAAGCGATATCGTCGCGAATTCTATGCGCGCGTAAGTAATGTCTCATAATCTTttttcgcttcagtctgtaatatcccactactgtgcatagccctctttccccggttaggagaaggatcaaagcgtaatctaccacgctgctacaatgcgggttggtggatatattcctactattGGTAACGActgctatcagatgtacattgTAACAAATGGGACTGATGGCCTAACATGCTCTCCGAAGCACTGtgggggagacccacgaggactgcacaaataaccagactacgacaaatatctgtatggccaatacaaatttgtGTCATGTgtcatcgaacccgcaaccgccagcgcaacagccacataCCAGTGCTGAGACtgttacgccaacgcggcgtcaacacATCTTTTTTATTCGATGTCagccaatattaaaatatactattgtttttctcaaaattatattgtaataatcttgattttataccatcTATATGTTATATGCAAtttgttttatgttattaatttataagaacATTAATTTTTCTTAGAATCTTCGGTTATGAGGGTCAAGAAGCTGAAGACGTGACATACGTGAATTGGCTGAGTCTACTATGGAACGGCGCTGCTAAAGCGACGGAAATGTATCAGCCATCTACTAAAACATGGTTACAGGTAATTTCTGTaacttaatatttcaattatttcatcTGCATggtcaattaatattattatattattgatagagtattttttttttaattctttgttgtactgtgtggctacggtactaaagaatatagccactccctctcttcccgtgggtgtcgtaagaggcgactaagggataacacagtttcgctaccaccttggaacttaaaaagccgaccggtggcgggataaccatccaactgctggctttgaaatacacaggccgaagatgggcagcagcgtcttcggtgcgacaaaaccagtactgcggtcaccaacccgcctgcccagcgtggtgactatgggcaaaacacatgagttcacgttatttttggcgtaaacttgtggagacctatgtccagcagtggactgtacaggctgtaatgatgatggaaTGATGATTgatagagtatttttttttaatcctttGTTACAAATTCTCATAATGCTGAGTCGACAACAAGAAATTCTGGAATTTTGGTCTGTTTGCACATATAAATCaagtaattacttaaatatCTAGCCCTTTActcatttattttctaattatagTTTGGAGATTTGGTTATTATACTAATTAAATAGGTaaatactgtatatatatatatatatatatatatatatatatatatatacagggtgtcccagaaaTCAACGTCAAGCCGGCAATGGGCGATAGGCCAATTGATGGTGGTtatcagaaaaataagaaaaaaaatatttatgaataatttaaaaaaataatggctttttaaaaaaaatcgagaaattGACACCCTGTGACAGTCTTTCAAGCTTTGTGACTAGAAACCTTGACTAtgcttcgttttttttttgtgtaacgggtccctgaataactgttttattaattgtaatctaaaattaatactaaaatgcctcagctttagaaaaacatcattttattgcgcaaccattacgcaaaaaagataacaacatctatctttatgtgactgtcttgtaaaaaaaatgtactacgctCTTTTGGCAAGTAGCTTTAAAAGATGGCGCATTTAGTC
Proteins encoded:
- the LOC123654382 gene encoding dipeptidyl peptidase 3, with amino-acid sequence MEDKSIYVLPNNQRFVELDSSQAFENLTKQEKLYAHYLSKAAWNGGLIVLLQTSPESPKIFSLLHRIFLAEPLDDLKKSAIEAGVSEEDYRAFLIYAGGLFANSGNYKGFGDTKFIPNLPKESFESIVKASKAYENDSTHISKLWENTKDAMYNIAPRLTSLGLSDKGVTTYFSSNCTEADSNLVNDWMKTKRLEAYICRTFKTVADDGLPLYTIHLASVEKSAKPPLTMEIEKYKNAYFQVTRGDYSPLLSLVNENLSKAIEYAANDNEKNMLKHYINSFREGDLDEHKEGSRYWIKDKGPIIETYQGFIETYRDPSGQRGEFEGFVAMVNKEMSQKFGALVAGAERLLARLPWGAALEKDAFLRPDFTSLDVLAFSGSGIPAGINIPNYDEIRQNEGFKNVSLGNVIPAAYKESVIPFLSENDKQLLEKYRVAAFEVQVGLHELLGHGSGKLLRQNADGTFNFDKEKVKNPLTGKEIESWYTEGETYDSKFTTLGSAFEECRAEAVGLYLSLEPEILKIFGYEGQEAEDVTYVNWLSLLWNGAAKATEMYQPSTKTWLQAHARARFVLMRLLETEGNGLLTITEEEVGKNLLLKLERSRLATDGKKIIGDFLVKLQTIKATGDSAAGETLFDKYSRLDEPWNRWRDIVMLHKQPRNIFVQPNTVLEGDGVRLRRYAASAEGQLASWVERFPSTRVHDALERLADEQRAHFADLLLQ